The DNA sequence GCCCTATTTCTCTTGCTCTTTTTATGGCTATAGCCAGTGTACGTTGGTGTCTTGCGCAGTTTCCAGTGGCTCTACGAGGCAACATTTTTCCTTGTTCAGTAATAAATTTTCTCAATAAATCTATTTCTTTGTAATCAGCTACTATTTTATCTTTGCAAAAAAGACAAACTTTCTTTTGTGGTCTTCTAAATGAACTATATCGCGCCATTAATTTATATTCATCCTCC is a window from the Candidatus Atribacteria bacterium genome containing:
- the rpsR gene encoding 30S ribosomal protein S18, whose protein sequence is MARYSSFRRPQKKVCLFCKDKIVADYKEIDLLRKFITEQGKMLPRRATGNCARHQRTLAIAIKRAREIGLLPYVAK